From Streptomyces sp. NBC_00237, a single genomic window includes:
- a CDS encoding acyclic terpene utilization AtuA family protein — MTRSGASPRLEVLRIGNASGFYGDRFDAVREMLTDGELDVLTGDYLAELTLLILGRDRLKDPAQGYAKTFLRQLETGLGLAHDRGVKIVTNAGGLNPAGLATAVRELAGRLGIPVKVGHVQGDDLIGNGQWGEGVLTANAYLGGAGITACLDAGADVVVTGRVTDAALVTGPAAHWFGWGPEAYDELAGAVVAGHVLECGTQATGGNYSFFGAHDVRRPGFPLAEIRADGSSVITKHPGTGGVVDTGTVTAQLLYETGGARYAGPDVTARLDTVSLTQDGQDRVRITGVRGEEPPPTLKTGLTRVGGWRNEVVFVLTGLDVEEKAELVRGQVEEAFGGAKGRPAEVRWELARTDREDADTEERASALLRLVVRDPDAEKVGRAVSGAAVELALGSYPGFHVTAPPGKGAPYGVFEARYVDAATVPHVAVLPSGDTQEVRAPTRTRPLAPVPEPDLPRPLPAGPTRRAPLGLVAGARSGDKGGDANVGLWVRTDDAWRWLAHHLTVARLQELLPETADLTVTRTVLPQLRALNFTIEGLLGEGVASQSRFDPQAKALGEWLRSRHTDVPEALL, encoded by the coding sequence GTGACCCGGTCCGGGGCCTCGCCCCGGCTGGAGGTCCTGCGCATCGGCAACGCCTCCGGCTTCTACGGCGACCGCTTCGACGCCGTGCGCGAGATGCTCACCGACGGCGAACTCGACGTCCTCACCGGCGACTACCTCGCCGAACTCACCCTGCTGATCCTCGGCCGCGACCGTCTGAAGGACCCCGCCCAGGGATACGCCAAGACCTTCCTGCGCCAACTGGAGACCGGCCTCGGTCTCGCCCACGACCGGGGCGTCAAGATCGTCACCAACGCCGGAGGGCTCAACCCCGCCGGACTCGCGACAGCGGTACGGGAGTTGGCAGGACGGTTAGGGATACCGGTCAAGGTCGGTCACGTACAGGGGGACGACCTGATCGGAAACGGTCAGTGGGGTGAGGGCGTGCTCACCGCCAACGCCTACCTCGGCGGCGCCGGAATCACCGCCTGCCTCGACGCGGGGGCGGACGTCGTCGTCACGGGCCGCGTCACGGACGCCGCCCTGGTCACCGGGCCCGCCGCGCACTGGTTCGGCTGGGGCCCCGAGGCGTACGACGAGCTGGCGGGCGCGGTCGTCGCCGGTCACGTACTGGAATGCGGCACCCAGGCCACGGGCGGCAACTACTCCTTCTTCGGCGCGCACGATGTGCGCCGCCCCGGCTTCCCGCTCGCCGAGATCCGCGCCGACGGCTCGTCCGTCATCACCAAGCACCCCGGCACGGGCGGCGTCGTCGACACCGGTACGGTCACCGCCCAGCTCCTCTACGAGACGGGCGGCGCGCGCTACGCGGGCCCCGATGTCACGGCCCGCCTGGACACGGTCTCGCTGACGCAGGACGGCCAGGACCGGGTGCGCATCACCGGCGTACGGGGCGAGGAGCCTCCGCCCACCCTCAAGACGGGGCTCACCCGCGTCGGGGGCTGGCGCAACGAGGTCGTCTTCGTGCTCACCGGGCTCGACGTGGAGGAGAAGGCGGAGCTGGTGCGGGGGCAGGTCGAGGAGGCGTTCGGCGGGGCCAAGGGGCGCCCGGCGGAGGTGCGTTGGGAACTGGCCCGCACAGACCGCGAGGACGCCGACACGGAGGAGCGCGCGAGCGCTCTGCTGCGGCTCGTCGTGCGCGACCCGGACGCGGAGAAGGTCGGGCGGGCGGTGAGCGGGGCGGCCGTGGAGCTGGCCCTCGGCAGTTACCCCGGCTTCCACGTCACCGCGCCGCCGGGGAAGGGGGCGCCCTACGGGGTCTTCGAGGCGCGGTACGTCGACGCGGCGACGGTGCCTCATGTGGCGGTCCTCCCGTCCGGGGACACTCAGGAGGTCCGCGCCCCGACCAGGACCCGGCCGCTCGCCCCCGTCCCCGAGCCCGACCTTCCGCGCCCGCTGCCCGCCGGGCCGACGCGCCGGGCCCCCCTCGGGCTCGTGGCGGGAGCCCGCAGTGGGGACAAGGGGGGTGACGCGAACGTGGGCCTCTGGGTCCGCACGGACGACGCGTGGCGCTGGCTGGCCCACCACCTCACGGTGGCCCGCCTCCAGGAACTCCTGCCGGAGACGGCGGACTTGACGGTGACGCGCACCGTGCTCCCCCAGCTGCGCGCCCTGAACTTCACGATCGAGGGCCTCCTGGGCGAGGGCGTCGCCTCCCAGTCCCGCTTCGACCCCCAGGCCAAGGCCCTGGGCGAATGGCTCCGCTCCCGCCACACGGACGTCCCGGAGGCCCTCCTGTGA
- a CDS encoding acyl-CoA carboxylase subunit beta — translation MTTLPTTLDPTTPAYTTHRTATAATIATLQEAHQKALSGGGEKYVARHHTRGKLLARERIELLLDPDTPFLELSPLAAWGSDYPVGASMVTGIGVVEGVECLITANDPTVRGGASNPWTLKKALRANQIAYENRLPCISLVESGGADLPSQKEIFIPGGALFRDITRLSAAGIPTIAVVFGNSTAGGAYVPGMSDHTVMISKQSKVFLGGPPLVKMATGEESDDESLGGAEMHARTSGLADHYAVDERDALRQARRIVARLNWRKAHPDPDPAQVVEPRYDQEELLGIVPDDLKIPFDPREVIARIVDASDFDEFKPLYGTSLVTGWATLHGYPIGILANAQGVLFSAESQKAAQFIQLANQRDIPLLFLHNTTGYMVGKAYEQGGIIKHGAMMINAVANSRVPHLSVLMGASYGAGHYGMCGRAYDPRFLFAWPSAKSAVMGPQQLAGVLSIVARASAAAKGQPYDDEADAGLRAMVEQQIESESLPMFLSGRLYDDGVIDPRDTRTVLGLCLSAIHTAPVEGVRGGFGVFRM, via the coding sequence ATGACCACCCTCCCCACCACCCTCGACCCCACCACCCCCGCCTACACCACCCACCGCACCGCCACCGCGGCCACAATCGCCACCCTCCAAGAGGCCCACCAGAAGGCCCTCTCCGGCGGCGGCGAAAAGTACGTCGCCCGCCACCACACCCGCGGCAAACTCCTCGCCCGGGAGCGCATCGAGCTCCTCCTCGACCCCGACACCCCCTTCCTGGAGCTGTCCCCCCTGGCAGCCTGGGGCAGCGACTATCCCGTCGGCGCCTCCATGGTCACCGGCATCGGCGTCGTCGAGGGCGTCGAATGCCTCATCACCGCCAACGACCCCACCGTCCGGGGCGGCGCCTCCAACCCCTGGACCCTCAAGAAGGCACTCCGCGCCAACCAGATCGCGTACGAGAACCGCCTCCCCTGCATCAGCCTCGTCGAGTCGGGCGGCGCCGACCTCCCCTCCCAGAAGGAGATCTTCATCCCCGGCGGGGCGCTCTTCCGCGACATCACGCGCCTGTCCGCCGCGGGAATCCCCACCATCGCCGTCGTCTTCGGCAACTCCACCGCAGGCGGCGCGTACGTCCCGGGCATGTCCGACCACACCGTCATGATCAGCAAACAGTCCAAGGTGTTCCTCGGCGGCCCGCCCCTCGTCAAGATGGCCACCGGCGAGGAGAGCGACGACGAGTCCCTCGGCGGCGCCGAGATGCACGCCCGCACCTCCGGTCTCGCCGACCACTACGCCGTCGACGAGCGCGACGCCCTGCGCCAGGCCCGCCGTATCGTCGCGCGCCTCAACTGGCGCAAGGCGCACCCCGACCCGGACCCCGCCCAGGTCGTCGAGCCCCGCTACGACCAGGAAGAACTCCTCGGCATCGTCCCCGACGACCTCAAGATCCCCTTCGACCCCCGCGAAGTGATCGCCCGCATCGTCGACGCCTCCGACTTCGACGAGTTCAAGCCGCTGTACGGCACCAGCCTGGTGACCGGCTGGGCCACCCTCCACGGCTATCCGATCGGCATCCTCGCCAACGCCCAGGGAGTGCTGTTCAGCGCCGAGTCGCAGAAGGCCGCCCAGTTCATCCAGCTCGCCAACCAGCGCGACATCCCCCTGCTCTTCCTGCACAACACCACCGGCTACATGGTCGGCAAGGCGTACGAACAGGGCGGCATCATCAAGCACGGCGCGATGATGATCAACGCCGTCGCCAACTCCAGGGTCCCGCACCTCTCGGTCCTCATGGGAGCCTCGTACGGAGCCGGGCACTACGGCATGTGCGGGCGCGCCTACGACCCCCGCTTCCTCTTCGCCTGGCCCAGCGCCAAGTCCGCCGTGATGGGCCCCCAGCAGCTCGCAGGGGTGCTCTCGATCGTCGCGCGGGCCTCGGCCGCCGCCAAGGGGCAGCCGTACGACGACGAGGCGGACGCGGGACTGCGCGCCATGGTGGAGCAGCAGATCGAGTCGGAGTCCCTCCCGATGTTCCTGTCCGGGCGGCTGTACGACGACGGGGTCATCGACCCCCGCGACACCCGCACCGTCCTCGGCCTGTGCCTGTCCGCGATCCACACGGCCCCCGTCGAGGGCGTGCGCGGCGGCTTCGGCGTCTTCCGGATGTGA
- a CDS encoding DMT family transporter, with the protein MEAAAAVATAPSVRRSRATALGPVALVVAGGLSVQFGSALAVLIMPRTGALGVVTLRLAVAAVVMLLVCRPSVRGYTRRDWGTIVVFGVAMAGMNGLFYQAGDRIPLGAAVTLEVLGPLALSVFGSRQWSSVLWAGLALAGVALLGAAGFGGLDPVGAAFALSAGACWAAYIVFSAKTGRRFPQVDGLALAMAVAALLSLPLGVMEAGSKLLDPVTLGLGAAVALMSSVLPYTLELIALRRMPAPTFAVLMSLEPAIAAGAGFLILHQALSLVDALAIALVIGASVGAVRSQTRRALPQK; encoded by the coding sequence GTGGAAGCCGCCGCCGCGGTCGCCACCGCTCCCTCCGTGAGGCGCAGCCGTGCCACCGCCCTGGGCCCCGTGGCGCTCGTCGTCGCCGGAGGTCTGAGCGTCCAGTTCGGTTCGGCGCTCGCCGTGCTGATCATGCCCAGGACCGGTGCGCTCGGCGTCGTCACCCTGCGCCTGGCCGTCGCCGCCGTCGTGATGCTCCTGGTGTGCCGCCCCAGCGTCCGTGGCTACACCCGCCGGGACTGGGGCACGATCGTCGTCTTCGGTGTCGCCATGGCCGGTATGAACGGCCTCTTCTACCAGGCGGGCGACCGCATCCCGCTCGGCGCCGCCGTCACCCTGGAGGTGCTCGGCCCCCTCGCACTGTCCGTCTTCGGCTCCCGGCAGTGGTCGAGCGTGCTGTGGGCGGGCCTGGCGCTCGCCGGAGTCGCCCTCCTCGGCGCGGCGGGCTTCGGCGGCCTCGACCCAGTCGGGGCGGCCTTCGCGCTCTCGGCGGGTGCGTGCTGGGCGGCGTACATCGTCTTCAGCGCGAAGACCGGACGCCGCTTCCCGCAGGTCGACGGGCTCGCCCTCGCGATGGCGGTCGCGGCGCTCCTCAGCCTCCCGCTCGGCGTCATGGAAGCCGGGAGCAAGCTGCTCGACCCGGTGACGCTCGGCCTCGGCGCGGCCGTCGCGCTGATGTCGTCGGTCCTGCCGTACACCCTCGAACTGATCGCCCTGCGCCGGATGCCCGCACCGACTTTCGCGGTCCTCATGAGCCTGGAGCCCGCGATCGCCGCCGGTGCCGGATTCCTCATCCTGCACCAGGCGTTGTCGCTGGTCGACGCGCTGGCCATCGCGCTGGTGATCGGTGCGAGCGTGGGCGCGGTACGCAGCCAGACCCGCCGCGCACTCCCCCAGAAATAG
- a CDS encoding FAD-binding and (Fe-S)-binding domain-containing protein — MAERQGETTELAADLRSAVRGEVSFDAASRALMTMDASNYRRVPLGVVAPRDSDDIAAALAVCRAHGVPVVPRGGGTSIAGQATGTGVVLDTTRHLRALLDLDPASRTAVVQPGLVLDELRAAAAPHGLTFGPDPSTHSRCTLGGMIGNNSCGSHSVAWGTTADQVRELKVLTYGGDRLHLSRGGWDHAPQALLSTGLRTLVDKNLALLRTGFPELPRRISGYALDTLLPEKGVDLARAFCGSEGTLGVVTEAVVSLVDAPRARALAVLGYTDESAAAEAAPGLLPYGPLTVEGMAADLVPERERRLLPRGTAWLFVETGGDSAAEARVRAREIVRGADAVDGTVVADAAGQRALWRIREDASGTATRMPDGSEAWPGWEDCAVPPARLGAYLRDFRALLLAHGLRGTPYGHFGDGCIHVRIDFDLLSGEGVARFRAFSEELADLVAAHGGSLSGEHGDGQARAELLPRMYGSELVALFEEFKDAWDPVGGMNPGMLARPARLDDNLRFAVLPPAPVRDVAFAYPHDGGDFSAAVRRCVGVAKCRTTATTAGGVMCPSFRATGEEEHSTRGRARLLHEMLAGEVIEDGWRSEEVRDALDLCLSCKGCRSDCPVGVDMATYKAEFLHHHYAGRVRPASHYALGRLPEWLRLASPLAGAVNAASRNGLLSSLARRAAGITPERPIPPLATRTFRRWAADRPRTPSPASAPLVTLWPDTFTNHLSPSVGIAAVQVLEAAGLRVRLPRAGLCCGLTYVSTGQLDRAREVMRRTLAAVPADLPLVVLEPSCAAALKSDLPELLGDDPRAAELASRVRTFAQALEEYAPEWTPPRVDRPVTGQTHCHQHAVLGDGADRRLREKAGLVGELAGGCCGLAGNFGFEKGHYEVSAACAEEQLLPGMRGLPEGGSVLADGYSCRTQAEQLGGVRGRHLAEVLAEGLG; from the coding sequence ATGGCTGAACGACAGGGCGAGACGACCGAGTTGGCAGCAGACCTGAGGTCGGCCGTGCGCGGAGAGGTGTCCTTCGACGCCGCCTCGCGGGCCCTCATGACGATGGACGCGTCGAACTACCGACGGGTCCCGCTGGGAGTCGTCGCCCCGCGCGACAGCGACGACATCGCCGCCGCGCTCGCCGTCTGCCGGGCGCACGGCGTGCCGGTGGTCCCGCGCGGCGGCGGCACCTCCATCGCGGGCCAGGCGACCGGCACGGGCGTCGTCCTGGACACCACCCGCCACCTGCGCGCCCTCCTCGACCTGGATCCCGCCTCCCGTACGGCGGTCGTCCAGCCCGGTCTCGTACTGGACGAGCTGCGCGCCGCGGCCGCTCCGCACGGACTGACCTTCGGCCCCGACCCGTCCACGCACAGCCGCTGCACCCTCGGCGGCATGATCGGCAACAACTCCTGCGGATCGCACTCGGTGGCCTGGGGCACCACGGCGGACCAGGTGCGCGAGCTGAAGGTCCTCACCTACGGGGGCGACCGCCTGCACCTGTCGCGCGGCGGCTGGGACCACGCTCCACAGGCACTGCTGTCCACAGGTCTGCGCACCCTTGTGGACAAGAACCTCGCACTGTTGCGCACGGGCTTCCCCGAACTGCCGCGCAGGATCTCCGGATACGCCCTCGACACGCTCCTCCCCGAGAAGGGGGTGGATCTCGCCCGCGCCTTCTGCGGCAGCGAGGGCACCCTCGGGGTGGTCACCGAGGCCGTCGTCTCCCTGGTGGACGCACCCCGCGCGCGGGCCCTCGCCGTACTCGGATACACGGACGAGAGCGCGGCCGCCGAGGCGGCGCCCGGCCTCCTGCCGTACGGCCCGCTGACCGTCGAGGGCATGGCCGCCGACCTCGTGCCGGAGCGGGAGCGGCGGCTGCTGCCGCGCGGGACGGCCTGGCTGTTCGTCGAGACGGGCGGCGACAGCGCCGCAGAAGCCCGTGTGCGGGCCCGGGAGATCGTCCGGGGCGCGGACGCCGTCGACGGCACGGTCGTGGCCGACGCGGCCGGACAGCGGGCCCTGTGGCGCATCCGGGAGGACGCCAGCGGCACCGCCACCCGCATGCCGGACGGCTCGGAGGCATGGCCTGGCTGGGAGGACTGCGCCGTTCCCCCGGCCCGGCTGGGCGCCTACCTGCGCGACTTCCGCGCGCTCCTCCTCGCGCACGGCCTGCGCGGGACCCCGTACGGACACTTCGGTGACGGCTGCATCCACGTACGCATCGACTTCGACCTGCTGAGCGGCGAGGGCGTCGCCCGCTTCCGCGCCTTCTCGGAGGAGCTCGCCGACCTGGTGGCCGCCCACGGCGGCTCCCTCTCCGGCGAACACGGCGACGGCCAGGCCCGCGCCGAACTCCTGCCGAGGATGTACGGGAGTGAACTGGTCGCCCTCTTCGAGGAGTTCAAGGACGCCTGGGACCCGGTCGGCGGCATGAACCCGGGGATGCTCGCCCGCCCCGCCCGCCTGGACGACAACCTCCGCTTCGCCGTGCTGCCGCCTGCCCCGGTGCGCGACGTCGCCTTCGCCTATCCCCACGACGGCGGTGACTTCTCGGCCGCCGTGCGCCGCTGTGTGGGCGTCGCCAAGTGCCGTACGACGGCCACCACGGCAGGCGGCGTCATGTGCCCCTCCTTCCGTGCCACCGGAGAGGAGGAGCACTCCACGCGCGGGCGCGCGCGACTGCTGCACGAAATGCTGGCGGGTGAGGTGATCGAGGACGGCTGGCGCTCGGAGGAGGTGCGTGACGCACTCGACCTGTGCCTGTCCTGCAAGGGGTGCAGGAGCGACTGTCCGGTGGGCGTCGACATGGCGACGTACAAGGCGGAGTTCCTGCACCACCACTACGCGGGACGGGTGCGGCCCGCCTCCCACTACGCGCTGGGCCGCCTCCCGGAGTGGCTCCGCCTGGCGTCTCCCCTGGCGGGCGCGGTCAACGCGGCCTCGCGGAACGGACTCCTGTCCTCCCTCGCCAGGAGGGCGGCCGGAATCACCCCCGAGCGCCCGATCCCGCCCCTGGCCACCCGTACCTTCCGCCGCTGGGCCGCCGACCGCCCCCGCACTCCCTCCCCGGCGTCGGCCCCCCTCGTCACGCTCTGGCCGGACACCTTCACCAACCACCTCTCGCCTTCTGTGGGCATCGCGGCGGTCCAGGTGCTGGAAGCGGCGGGGCTGCGGGTGCGGCTGCCCCGCGCGGGCCTGTGCTGCGGCCTCACGTACGTCTCCACGGGGCAGCTGGACCGCGCCCGCGAGGTCATGCGGCGGACGCTGGCAGCCGTACCCGCGGACCTTCCCCTGGTGGTCCTGGAACCGAGCTGTGCGGCGGCCCTCAAGAGCGACCTGCCGGAGCTCCTCGGCGACGACCCGAGGGCCGCGGAGCTGGCCTCCCGCGTACGCACGTTCGCGCAGGCGCTGGAGGAGTACGCGCCGGAGTGGACGCCGCCGCGCGTCGACCGGCCCGTGACGGGCCAGACACACTGCCACCAGCACGCGGTACTGGGCGACGGCGCGGACCGCCGACTGCGGGAGAAGGCGGGCCTGGTGGGGGAACTGGCGGGCGGCTGCTGCGGCCTCGCGGGCAACTTCGGCTTCGAGAAGGGCCACTACGAGGTGTCGGCCGCGTGCGCGGAGGAACAACTGCTGCCGGGGATGCGGGGGCTGCCGGAGGGCGGCTCGGTCCTGGCGGACGGCTACTCGTGCCGGACGCAGGCGGAGCAGCTGGGAGGGGTACGGGGGAGGCATCTGGCGGAGGTGCTGGCGGAGGGGCTGGGGTGA
- a CDS encoding DUF742 domain-containing protein gives MSTGGSSNTPGHPARRTTPRPGRDDSPDRLYTVTGGRSRTHSDAFDLVTLVVAECAPVPGMQSEHAAILRMCDYPVAVVEIAAELGLPVSITRILLADLLDTGRISARHPRAAPESAQLPEPELLEQVLVGLRNL, from the coding sequence ATGAGTACCGGGGGCAGCAGCAACACCCCCGGCCACCCGGCGCGCCGGACCACGCCCCGCCCCGGCCGCGACGACTCCCCGGACCGGCTGTACACCGTCACCGGTGGCCGCAGCCGTACGCACTCCGACGCGTTCGACCTGGTCACCCTGGTCGTCGCCGAGTGTGCCCCGGTGCCCGGCATGCAGTCCGAGCACGCGGCGATCCTGCGCATGTGCGACTACCCGGTCGCCGTCGTGGAGATCGCCGCCGAGCTGGGCCTGCCCGTGAGCATCACGCGCATCCTGCTGGCCGACCTGCTCGACACCGGCCGGATCAGCGCCCGCCACCCGCGCGCCGCCCCCGAATCCGCGCAACTCCCCGAACCCGAACTCCTGGAGCAGGTGCTCGTTGGCCTCCGCAACCTCTGA
- a CDS encoding TIGR03084 family metal-binding protein, with product MSELDAVISDLRDESAELDLHVRDLTDAQWRLSTPAPGWTVAHQIAHLAWTDSVALLSATDPGAFAAEVGRAAADPGGFVDESADAWASVPPAELLARWRAGRERLHGVLADAPSGTRFPWYGTSMGVASMATGRLMETWAHGQDVADALGVHRTPTPRLRQVARIGVRARDYAYVARGLKPPQEDFRVELTGPGGESWAYGPEDAAQRVTGPALDFCLLATQRAHRADLALRAEGAEADQWLDIAQAFAGPPGEGRAPKGAAAEGSGS from the coding sequence GTGTCCGAACTCGATGCGGTAATCAGCGACTTGCGCGACGAGAGCGCCGAACTCGATCTTCACGTAAGGGACTTGACCGACGCCCAGTGGCGCCTGTCGACCCCGGCCCCCGGCTGGACCGTCGCCCATCAGATAGCCCACCTCGCCTGGACCGACTCGGTCGCGCTGCTGTCCGCGACGGATCCGGGCGCGTTCGCGGCCGAGGTCGGGCGGGCGGCGGCGGACCCCGGCGGATTCGTCGACGAGAGCGCCGACGCGTGGGCGTCCGTGCCGCCCGCCGAACTGCTCGCCCGCTGGCGCGCGGGCCGCGAGCGCCTGCACGGCGTCCTGGCCGACGCCCCCTCGGGCACCCGGTTCCCCTGGTACGGGACGTCGATGGGCGTCGCCTCCATGGCCACCGGACGCCTGATGGAGACCTGGGCGCACGGCCAGGACGTCGCCGACGCGCTGGGCGTGCACCGCACGCCGACGCCGCGCCTGCGCCAGGTCGCCAGGATCGGCGTCCGGGCCCGCGACTACGCGTACGTCGCGCGGGGCCTCAAGCCGCCGCAGGAGGACTTCCGGGTGGAACTGACGGGTCCCGGGGGCGAGTCGTGGGCGTACGGCCCGGAGGACGCCGCCCAGCGCGTCACAGGACCGGCGCTCGACTTCTGCCTCCTGGCCACCCAGCGCGCCCACCGTGCGGACCTGGCGCTGCGTGCGGAAGGCGCGGAGGCGGACCAGTGGCTGGACATCGCGCAGGCGTTCGCGGGGCCGCCGGGGGAGGGGCGGGCGCCGAAGGGGGCCGCCGCCGAGGGGTCGGGCTCGTGA
- a CDS encoding roadblock/LC7 domain-containing protein, with protein MTATTDEKLNWLLESLLERTPGARHALVLSRDGLKLCRTPELSVDQADQLAAIAAGIQSLTHGASIEFGDGTGGVRQAMAEFYGGILFIVEAGAGAHLAVVAGEDSDVGLIGHNMNELVEQLGEHLSAEPRASKDADSTLSA; from the coding sequence ATGACCGCCACCACCGACGAAAAGCTCAACTGGCTGCTGGAGAGCCTCCTGGAGCGCACCCCCGGCGCCCGGCACGCCCTCGTCCTGTCCCGGGACGGCCTCAAGCTGTGCCGTACTCCCGAGCTCTCCGTCGATCAGGCAGATCAGCTCGCCGCCATCGCCGCGGGCATCCAGAGCCTCACGCATGGCGCCTCGATCGAGTTCGGCGACGGGACCGGTGGCGTACGTCAGGCGATGGCCGAGTTCTACGGCGGCATCCTGTTCATCGTCGAGGCCGGCGCGGGCGCCCACCTCGCGGTCGTCGCGGGCGAGGACTCCGACGTCGGCCTCATCGGCCACAACATGAACGAACTCGTCGAGCAGCTCGGCGAACACCTCAGTGCGGAACCCCGCGCCAGCAAGGACGCCGACAGCACCCTCTCCGCATGA
- a CDS encoding sensor histidine kinase KdpD gives MSLRRTSALVLSISAAVSGLLLLGAVLLAPAEVKTPLAWGGGAVALLLTAAVTVATRATVRARALAGVLARGQADADRFIGETLPQLVTRLRAGDSASTALNVATRGLGELDNANARALLNILATEVGRGESARAAAMSACANAAGRMQALATGMLADLREMEHRHTDEDVLGDLLHLDHRTAQAGRLADSIAILTGARSGRRWAKPIVMESVLRGAMGRINGYQRVRLHSTSEVAVAGHAAEGVMHALAELLDNAANFSPPTAEVHVYVEEVPAGVIITVEDSGLVMSDVQLRRAERAVCTKTPLDLTGLSGTRLGLAVVGCLARKHNLTVSFRPSARGGTGALILLPQEVLAQVVAPAPVPAPAPASAPAPAPAPVQVSAPAPAPAPAPLPIPAPAQVRALPPVQVPVPGADVREEPTTLPVRRREVAPERAREHVRAEEPGQGSDTTGGLPQFGESGLPKRRRGRTLAAAHPEGPEAPARPAPEAAARRNAANRFSTFRQAVQGQALPPAAPSPGPRSSDEGGAVDRPSSG, from the coding sequence ATGTCGTTGCGCCGCACGTCCGCACTGGTCCTGTCGATCTCGGCGGCCGTCAGCGGCCTGCTGCTCCTGGGGGCGGTGCTCCTCGCCCCCGCAGAGGTGAAGACTCCGCTGGCCTGGGGCGGCGGGGCGGTGGCCCTGCTGCTGACCGCCGCCGTCACCGTCGCCACGCGCGCCACCGTGCGCGCACGCGCCCTCGCGGGGGTTCTCGCGCGCGGGCAGGCGGACGCCGACCGGTTCATCGGCGAGACCCTCCCGCAGCTCGTCACGCGGCTCCGGGCGGGCGACTCCGCGTCCACCGCGCTGAACGTCGCCACGCGGGGGCTGGGAGAGCTGGACAACGCGAACGCCCGGGCGCTGCTGAACATCCTCGCCACCGAGGTCGGACGCGGCGAGTCCGCCCGCGCGGCAGCCATGTCGGCGTGCGCGAACGCGGCAGGCCGCATGCAGGCGCTCGCGACGGGCATGCTCGCGGACCTCCGCGAGATGGAGCACCGGCACACCGACGAGGACGTGCTCGGCGACCTCCTGCACCTCGACCACCGCACCGCACAGGCCGGTCGCCTCGCGGACAGTATCGCCATCCTCACGGGTGCGCGTTCCGGTCGCAGATGGGCAAAACCGATCGTGATGGAGTCGGTTCTGCGCGGGGCGATGGGGCGTATCAACGGCTACCAGCGTGTTCGGCTGCACTCCACGAGCGAGGTCGCGGTCGCGGGTCACGCCGCCGAGGGCGTCATGCACGCCCTCGCCGAACTCCTCGACAACGCGGCGAACTTCTCGCCGCCGACGGCCGAGGTCCACGTCTACGTGGAGGAGGTCCCGGCCGGGGTCATCATCACGGTCGAGGACAGCGGCCTGGTCATGAGCGACGTACAGCTGCGGCGGGCGGAGCGCGCGGTGTGCACGAAGACGCCGCTGGACCTGACGGGGCTCTCGGGCACGCGGCTCGGGCTCGCGGTGGTGGGGTGCCTGGCGCGCAAGCACAACTTGACGGTGTCGTTCCGGCCGTCGGCGCGGGGTGGGACGGGGGCACTGATTCTGCTGCCGCAGGAGGTGCTGGCGCAGGTGGTTGCTCCGGCGCCCGTTCCTGCTCCTGCTCCTGCTTCTGCTCCCGCTCCCGCTCCCGCTCCAGTGCAGGTGTCCGCTCCGGCTCCGGCTCCGGCTCCGGCTCCGCTTCCGATTCCGGCACCGGCGCAGGTGCGCGCGCTGCCGCCAGTGCAGGTGCCCGTGCCTGGTGCCGACGTACGGGAGGAGCCGACGACGCTTCCCGTACGGCGGCGGGAGGTCGCGCCCGAGCGTGCCCGCGAGCACGTCCGTGCGGAGGAGCCCGGTCAGGGGTCCGACACCACTGGCGGGCTTCCCCAGTTCGGGGAGAGCGGGCTGCCGAAGCGGCGGCGGGGGCGCACGTTGGCCGCGGCGCATCCCGAGGGGCCGGAGGCGCCGGCCCGGCCTGCTCCTGAGGCGGCGGCGCGGCGGAATGCGGCGAATCGTTTCAGCACGTTTCGGCAGGCCGTGCAGGGTCAGGCCCTGCCTCCGGCGGCTCCGTCCCCGGGGCCCCGTTCCTCGGACGAGGGAGGGGCTGTGGACAGGCCGTCCAGTGGCTGA